A window of Sedimentibacter sp. MB31-C6 genomic DNA:
ACATCTTATGCCTTCTGCTATTACCATTACATTGAAAATTGGTATTGGAGCCTTTATTTTAACATTAACTATAGCTATAATAGTGGGAAGCTTACGTACTAAAAAGCTATATAAGCCAATACATTTCCTACTTTCAGCATATGTTGAATTTTTCAGAGGAACTCCTCTAATGATTCAGCTTTTTGTTGTATATTATGGCTTACCATCCTTTGGAATAAAAATAGGAACTATTCCAGCATCTATACTAACTATGGGTTTGAACAGCGGAGCATATTTATCAGAGGTAATTAGAGCATCTATTTTGTCAATAGATAAGGGACAGTATGAAGCAGCTACAATGCTAGGTTATAGCAATTTTCAAACTAATATTCACATTATTTTACCACAAGCATTAAGGATAGCTGTTCCCTCTTTCATGAATGGATTTTCTTCAATAATCAAAGAAACTTCCATTACATCAGTTTTGCCTATTGTGGAACTTACTAAGCTTGG
This region includes:
- a CDS encoding amino acid ABC transporter permease, whose protein sequence is MRNLDFNVIKPFLHLMPSAITITLKIGIGAFILTLTIAIIVGSLRTKKLYKPIHFLLSAYVEFFRGTPLMIQLFVVYYGLPSFGIKIGTIPASILTMGLNSGAYLSEVIRASILSIDKGQYEAATMLGYSNFQTNIHIILPQALRIAVPSFMNGFSSIIKETSITSVLPIVELTKLGNQIYAKTYHPFEIYITMAIMYFAMTYFVTFFAKWLERRLSVWVK